One segment of Candidatus Thorarchaeota archaeon DNA contains the following:
- a CDS encoding PadR family transcriptional regulator produces the protein MSDEDLVEMKNPPKAIDRLVDSNTKGMLWIYILRLLQERPHYGYEIKELVTERFGFSPATVSGYAIIYRLKRDGLIEEQEGNESTRKYYGITNRGSQAMKEAKRFFQMTLETVFDMTSLDEE, from the coding sequence GTGTCTGACGAAGACCTTGTAGAAATGAAAAATCCACCAAAAGCAATTGATAGGCTCGTGGACTCCAATACGAAAGGAATGCTCTGGATCTATATACTTCGTCTGTTGCAAGAAAGACCACATTACGGATATGAGATAAAGGAGCTCGTAACGGAGAGGTTCGGATTCTCGCCCGCTACCGTAAGTGGATACGCGATTATCTACCGGCTCAAAAGAGATGGATTAATCGAGGAGCAAGAAGGAAACGAAAGCACGAGGAAATACTACGGGATTACCAACAGAGGTAGTCAGGCCATGAAAGAAGCTAAGAGATTCTTTCAAATGACTCTTGAGACTGTTTTTGATATGACATCTTTAGATGAAGAGTAG